The Oncorhynchus tshawytscha isolate Ot180627B linkage group LG20, Otsh_v2.0, whole genome shotgun sequence genome has a window encoding:
- the LOC112219456 gene encoding forkhead box protein N4-like isoform X1: MNSSSTESSRHRTVGDRRGSFKNSLKGDDTTPRMTAILRNSGSNVNVNHHTSSHDFRLLTTEPPQQSEELGDLQSLSWLTTVDVPRLQQKATGRLAFNNAGPQSSILELHTDQQSNMSSALGHNTMAPPHSNMLNTYIGMNYLNNQNGNMAGLPGSAVPASEYQSSPAHYFHTPQQAYSPAQAVQQHSPSSLYNSTSYHNQNLYDQQAAVTSITNPHSNQDLLQQPKAFPKPIYSYSCLIAMALKNSRTGSLPVSEIYGFMKEHFPYFKTAPDGWKNSVRHNLSLNKCFEKEENKQGGSSSTSRKGCLWALNPAKINKMEEEMQKWKRKDLTAIRHSMANPDELDRLITDRPDGCRRKACDPRKTCVLSMPCGPPLSGHLQSSLPFHLQAQNHTLLGEPSSPVHARTPPLHAVPDYSHSPFPQQQPYRHPFSHSLYSLHPDVTAEVDALDSSVMEFSGSLWEEMREEGFSLESLGTFNHSDCELTGPSTGQPLVDRQVSPPSTSQPQRPGARPSPSSDFDCETLIYSVLNTEIHQDRLWEDHYC; encoded by the exons ATGAACAGCTCCTCGACAGAGAGTAGTCGACACAGGACAGTCGGTGACAGAAGAGGGAGTTTTAAAAACAGTTTGAAAG GAGATGATACCACCCCCAGAATGACAGCGATTCTCAGAAATTCTGGGAGTAACGTTAACGTTAATCATCACACCTCATCACATGATTTCAG gctACTGACCACTGAGCCGCCCCAACAGAGTGAGGAGCTGGGGGACCTGCAGTCTCTGTCCTGGCTAACCACCGTGGATGTACCCAGGCTGCAGCAGAAGGCCACAGGCAGACTGGCCTTCAACAACGCAGGACCCCAGAGCAGCATACTGGAACTACACACAG ACCAGCAAAGCAACATGAGTTCAGCACTAGGACATAATACCATGGCCCCTCCACATAGCAATATGCTAAACACTTATATTGGAATGAACTACCTCAACAATCAAAATGGAAAT ATGGCAGGATTGCCAGGAAGTGCTGTGCCTGCCTCAGAATACCAGTCCTCTCCAGCCCACTACTTCCACACCCCCCAGCAGGCCTACAGCCCAGCTCAGGCTGTGCAACAG CATTCCCCCAGCAGCCTGTACAACAGCACCTCCTACCATAACCAGAACCTGTATGATCAGCAAGCAGCAGTCACGAGCATCACCAACCCCCACAGCAACCAGGATCTGCTACAACAACCCAAGGCCTTCCCTAAACCTATCTACTCCTACAG CTGCCTGATTGCTATGGCCTTGAAGAACAGCCGGACAGGCAGCCTTCCTGTCAGTGAGATCTACGGCTTCATGAAGGAGCACTTCCCTTACTTTAAG ACGGCGCCTGATGGCTGGAAGAACTCTGTGAGACACAACCTGTCTCTGAACAAGTGCTTTGAGAAGGAGGAGAACAAGCAGGGAggctcctcctctacctctcgtAAGGGCTGTCTGTGGGCCCTCAACCCAGCCAAGATCAACAAGATGGAAGAGGAGATGCAGAAGTGGAAACGCAAGGACCTGACTGCCATCCGCCACAGCATGGCCAACCCAG ATGAGCTGGATAGGCTGATCACAGACCGACCGGACGGCTGCCGGAGAAAGGCCTGTGATCCCAGGAAGACATGTGTCCTGTCCATGCCCTGTGGTCCCCCGCTGTCTGGACATCTGcagtcctccctccccttccaccTCCAGGCCCAGAATCACACCCTCCTAGGAGAACCCAGCTCCCCTGTACACGCCCGGACCCCTCCCCTCCATGCTGTCCCAGACTACTCCCACAGCCCCTTCCCCCAGCAGCAGCCCTACAGACACCCCTTTAGCCACAGCTTGTACAGCCTCCACCCAGACGTCACAGCCGAGGTGGACGCTCTAGACTCCAGTGTCATGGAGTTTTCCG GGAGCCTatgggaggagatgagggaggagggctTCAGCCTGGAGTCTCTGGGTACCTTTAACCACTCTGACTGTGAGCTGACTGGCCCCAGCACTGGACAGCCCCTGGTGGACCGACAGGTGTCCCCTCCCAGTACATCACAACCACAGAGGCCAGGGGCCAGGCCATCACCCAGCTCTGACTTTGACTGTGAAACACTGATATACAGTGTATTAAACACTGAAATACACCAGGACAGACTATGGGAAGATCATTACTGTTGA
- the LOC112219456 gene encoding forkhead box protein N4-like isoform X3, producing the protein MFPSKRLLTTEPPQQSEELGDLQSLSWLTTVDVPRLQQKATGRLAFNNAGPQSSILELHTDQQSNMSSALGHNTMAPPHSNMLNTYIGMNYLNNQNGNMAGLPGSAVPASEYQSSPAHYFHTPQQAYSPAQAVQQHSPSSLYNSTSYHNQNLYDQQAAVTSITNPHSNQDLLQQPKAFPKPIYSYSCLIAMALKNSRTGSLPVSEIYGFMKEHFPYFKTAPDGWKNSVRHNLSLNKCFEKEENKQGGSSSTSRKGCLWALNPAKINKMEEEMQKWKRKDLTAIRHSMANPDELDRLITDRPDGCRRKACDPRKTCVLSMPCGPPLSGHLQSSLPFHLQAQNHTLLGEPSSPVHARTPPLHAVPDYSHSPFPQQQPYRHPFSHSLYSLHPDVTAEVDALDSSVMEFSGSLWEEMREEGFSLESLGTFNHSDCELTGPSTGQPLVDRQVSPPSTSQPQRPGARPSPSSDFDCETLIYSVLNTEIHQDRLWEDHYC; encoded by the exons ATGTTTCCCTCAAAAAG gctACTGACCACTGAGCCGCCCCAACAGAGTGAGGAGCTGGGGGACCTGCAGTCTCTGTCCTGGCTAACCACCGTGGATGTACCCAGGCTGCAGCAGAAGGCCACAGGCAGACTGGCCTTCAACAACGCAGGACCCCAGAGCAGCATACTGGAACTACACACAG ACCAGCAAAGCAACATGAGTTCAGCACTAGGACATAATACCATGGCCCCTCCACATAGCAATATGCTAAACACTTATATTGGAATGAACTACCTCAACAATCAAAATGGAAAT ATGGCAGGATTGCCAGGAAGTGCTGTGCCTGCCTCAGAATACCAGTCCTCTCCAGCCCACTACTTCCACACCCCCCAGCAGGCCTACAGCCCAGCTCAGGCTGTGCAACAG CATTCCCCCAGCAGCCTGTACAACAGCACCTCCTACCATAACCAGAACCTGTATGATCAGCAAGCAGCAGTCACGAGCATCACCAACCCCCACAGCAACCAGGATCTGCTACAACAACCCAAGGCCTTCCCTAAACCTATCTACTCCTACAG CTGCCTGATTGCTATGGCCTTGAAGAACAGCCGGACAGGCAGCCTTCCTGTCAGTGAGATCTACGGCTTCATGAAGGAGCACTTCCCTTACTTTAAG ACGGCGCCTGATGGCTGGAAGAACTCTGTGAGACACAACCTGTCTCTGAACAAGTGCTTTGAGAAGGAGGAGAACAAGCAGGGAggctcctcctctacctctcgtAAGGGCTGTCTGTGGGCCCTCAACCCAGCCAAGATCAACAAGATGGAAGAGGAGATGCAGAAGTGGAAACGCAAGGACCTGACTGCCATCCGCCACAGCATGGCCAACCCAG ATGAGCTGGATAGGCTGATCACAGACCGACCGGACGGCTGCCGGAGAAAGGCCTGTGATCCCAGGAAGACATGTGTCCTGTCCATGCCCTGTGGTCCCCCGCTGTCTGGACATCTGcagtcctccctccccttccaccTCCAGGCCCAGAATCACACCCTCCTAGGAGAACCCAGCTCCCCTGTACACGCCCGGACCCCTCCCCTCCATGCTGTCCCAGACTACTCCCACAGCCCCTTCCCCCAGCAGCAGCCCTACAGACACCCCTTTAGCCACAGCTTGTACAGCCTCCACCCAGACGTCACAGCCGAGGTGGACGCTCTAGACTCCAGTGTCATGGAGTTTTCCG GGAGCCTatgggaggagatgagggaggagggctTCAGCCTGGAGTCTCTGGGTACCTTTAACCACTCTGACTGTGAGCTGACTGGCCCCAGCACTGGACAGCCCCTGGTGGACCGACAGGTGTCCCCTCCCAGTACATCACAACCACAGAGGCCAGGGGCCAGGCCATCACCCAGCTCTGACTTTGACTGTGAAACACTGATATACAGTGTATTAAACACTGAAATACACCAGGACAGACTATGGGAAGATCATTACTGTTGA
- the LOC112219456 gene encoding forkhead box protein N4-like isoform X2 yields MTAILRNSGSNVNVNHHTSSHDFRLLTTEPPQQSEELGDLQSLSWLTTVDVPRLQQKATGRLAFNNAGPQSSILELHTDQQSNMSSALGHNTMAPPHSNMLNTYIGMNYLNNQNGNMAGLPGSAVPASEYQSSPAHYFHTPQQAYSPAQAVQQHSPSSLYNSTSYHNQNLYDQQAAVTSITNPHSNQDLLQQPKAFPKPIYSYSCLIAMALKNSRTGSLPVSEIYGFMKEHFPYFKTAPDGWKNSVRHNLSLNKCFEKEENKQGGSSSTSRKGCLWALNPAKINKMEEEMQKWKRKDLTAIRHSMANPDELDRLITDRPDGCRRKACDPRKTCVLSMPCGPPLSGHLQSSLPFHLQAQNHTLLGEPSSPVHARTPPLHAVPDYSHSPFPQQQPYRHPFSHSLYSLHPDVTAEVDALDSSVMEFSGSLWEEMREEGFSLESLGTFNHSDCELTGPSTGQPLVDRQVSPPSTSQPQRPGARPSPSSDFDCETLIYSVLNTEIHQDRLWEDHYC; encoded by the exons ATGACAGCGATTCTCAGAAATTCTGGGAGTAACGTTAACGTTAATCATCACACCTCATCACATGATTTCAG gctACTGACCACTGAGCCGCCCCAACAGAGTGAGGAGCTGGGGGACCTGCAGTCTCTGTCCTGGCTAACCACCGTGGATGTACCCAGGCTGCAGCAGAAGGCCACAGGCAGACTGGCCTTCAACAACGCAGGACCCCAGAGCAGCATACTGGAACTACACACAG ACCAGCAAAGCAACATGAGTTCAGCACTAGGACATAATACCATGGCCCCTCCACATAGCAATATGCTAAACACTTATATTGGAATGAACTACCTCAACAATCAAAATGGAAAT ATGGCAGGATTGCCAGGAAGTGCTGTGCCTGCCTCAGAATACCAGTCCTCTCCAGCCCACTACTTCCACACCCCCCAGCAGGCCTACAGCCCAGCTCAGGCTGTGCAACAG CATTCCCCCAGCAGCCTGTACAACAGCACCTCCTACCATAACCAGAACCTGTATGATCAGCAAGCAGCAGTCACGAGCATCACCAACCCCCACAGCAACCAGGATCTGCTACAACAACCCAAGGCCTTCCCTAAACCTATCTACTCCTACAG CTGCCTGATTGCTATGGCCTTGAAGAACAGCCGGACAGGCAGCCTTCCTGTCAGTGAGATCTACGGCTTCATGAAGGAGCACTTCCCTTACTTTAAG ACGGCGCCTGATGGCTGGAAGAACTCTGTGAGACACAACCTGTCTCTGAACAAGTGCTTTGAGAAGGAGGAGAACAAGCAGGGAggctcctcctctacctctcgtAAGGGCTGTCTGTGGGCCCTCAACCCAGCCAAGATCAACAAGATGGAAGAGGAGATGCAGAAGTGGAAACGCAAGGACCTGACTGCCATCCGCCACAGCATGGCCAACCCAG ATGAGCTGGATAGGCTGATCACAGACCGACCGGACGGCTGCCGGAGAAAGGCCTGTGATCCCAGGAAGACATGTGTCCTGTCCATGCCCTGTGGTCCCCCGCTGTCTGGACATCTGcagtcctccctccccttccaccTCCAGGCCCAGAATCACACCCTCCTAGGAGAACCCAGCTCCCCTGTACACGCCCGGACCCCTCCCCTCCATGCTGTCCCAGACTACTCCCACAGCCCCTTCCCCCAGCAGCAGCCCTACAGACACCCCTTTAGCCACAGCTTGTACAGCCTCCACCCAGACGTCACAGCCGAGGTGGACGCTCTAGACTCCAGTGTCATGGAGTTTTCCG GGAGCCTatgggaggagatgagggaggagggctTCAGCCTGGAGTCTCTGGGTACCTTTAACCACTCTGACTGTGAGCTGACTGGCCCCAGCACTGGACAGCCCCTGGTGGACCGACAGGTGTCCCCTCCCAGTACATCACAACCACAGAGGCCAGGGGCCAGGCCATCACCCAGCTCTGACTTTGACTGTGAAACACTGATATACAGTGTATTAAACACTGAAATACACCAGGACAGACTATGGGAAGATCATTACTGTTGA